Proteins encoded in a region of the Cupriavidus pauculus genome:
- a CDS encoding TerC family protein, which yields MELLSSSAFWIALGSIILTNIVLSGDNAVVIALASRNLPPAQQKKAIFWGSAAAIIMRVVLTVAAVKLLTLPYLKIVGAILLVYIGVQLLTGDDDEEGHEGKENIWAAIRTILIADLVMSLDNVVAVAAAAQKGPEGSQLMLLVLGLGLSIPLIVFGSTILLKVMERFPIIIVLGAALLGYLAGEMLVSDPVDHLWFEANVPHAHLVFGIAGAAFVVLLGKLLQKRGQRQAA from the coding sequence GTGGAATTGTTGTCCAGCAGTGCGTTTTGGATCGCGCTGGGTTCGATCATCCTGACCAATATCGTCCTGTCGGGCGACAACGCGGTCGTGATCGCGCTCGCTTCGCGCAACCTGCCGCCCGCGCAGCAGAAGAAAGCCATTTTCTGGGGCAGTGCCGCCGCCATCATCATGCGCGTGGTGCTGACCGTGGCAGCCGTCAAGCTGCTGACCTTGCCGTACCTGAAGATCGTGGGCGCCATCCTGCTGGTCTACATCGGCGTGCAACTGCTGACCGGTGACGACGACGAGGAAGGCCACGAAGGCAAGGAGAACATCTGGGCCGCCATCCGCACGATTCTGATTGCCGACCTCGTGATGTCGCTGGACAACGTGGTGGCCGTGGCCGCCGCCGCGCAGAAGGGTCCTGAAGGCAGCCAGCTGATGCTGCTGGTGCTGGGCCTGGGTCTGTCGATTCCGCTGATCGTGTTTGGCAGCACCATCCTGCTCAAGGTGATGGAGCGCTTCCCGATCATCATCGTGCTGGGCGCCGCGCTGCTGGGCTACCTCGCCGGCGAAATGCTCGTGAGCGATCCGGTGGATCACCTGTGGTTCGAAGCCAATGTGCCGCACGCCCATCTGGTGTTCGGTATCGCGGGCGCGGCCTTTGTGGTGCTGCTGGGCAAGCTGCTGCAGAAACGCGGCCAGCGTCAGGCGGCCTGA
- the sucC gene encoding ADP-forming succinate--CoA ligase subunit beta has product MNIHEYQGKEILRKYNVPVPRGIPAFSVDEALKAAEQLGGPVWVVKAQIHAGGRGKGGGVKVAKSIDDVKTYASNILGMQLVTHQTGPEGKKVNRLLIEEGADIKKELYVSLVVDRVSQKVALMASSEGGMDIEEVAAHTPEKIHTLIVDPAEGLKDADADDIARKIGVPDASIPQARQALQGLYKAFWETDASLAEINPLILTGDGKVIALDAKFNFDSNALFRHPEIVAYRDLDEEDAAEIEASKFDLAYISLDGNIGCLVNGAGLAMATMDTIKLFGGEPANFLDVGGGATTEKVTEAFKLMLKNPNLKAILVNIFGGIMRCDVIAEGVIAASKAVSLSVPLVVRMKGTNEEIGKKMLADSGLPIISADAMEDAAQKVVAAAAGK; this is encoded by the coding sequence ATGAATATCCATGAGTATCAAGGCAAGGAAATCCTGCGCAAATACAACGTGCCGGTTCCGCGCGGCATTCCCGCGTTCTCGGTTGACGAAGCCCTGAAGGCTGCTGAGCAGCTGGGCGGCCCGGTGTGGGTCGTCAAGGCGCAGATCCACGCTGGTGGCCGCGGCAAGGGCGGTGGCGTGAAGGTGGCCAAGAGCATCGATGACGTCAAGACCTACGCCAGCAACATCCTCGGCATGCAACTGGTCACGCACCAGACCGGCCCGGAAGGCAAGAAGGTCAACCGCCTGCTGATCGAAGAAGGCGCGGACATCAAGAAGGAACTGTACGTCAGCCTGGTCGTGGACCGCGTGTCGCAGAAGGTTGCGCTGATGGCCTCGAGCGAAGGCGGCATGGACATCGAGGAAGTGGCAGCCCACACCCCCGAGAAGATCCACACGCTGATCGTCGATCCGGCCGAAGGCCTGAAGGATGCCGACGCCGACGACATCGCCCGCAAGATCGGCGTGCCCGACGCGAGCATTCCGCAAGCCCGCCAGGCCCTGCAAGGTCTGTACAAGGCGTTCTGGGAAACCGACGCTTCGCTGGCCGAAATCAACCCGCTGATCCTGACCGGCGACGGCAAGGTGATCGCACTGGACGCCAAGTTCAACTTCGACTCGAACGCGCTGTTCCGTCACCCGGAAATCGTGGCCTACCGCGATCTGGATGAAGAAGACGCCGCCGAAATCGAGGCCTCGAAGTTCGACCTCGCGTACATCTCGCTGGACGGCAACATCGGTTGCCTGGTGAACGGCGCCGGCCTGGCCATGGCCACCATGGACACCATCAAGCTGTTCGGCGGCGAGCCGGCCAACTTCCTCGACGTGGGCGGCGGTGCCACCACCGAGAAGGTGACCGAAGCGTTCAAGCTGATGCTGAAGAACCCGAACCTGAAGGCCATCCTGGTCAACATCTTCGGCGGCATCATGCGTTGCGACGTGATCGCCGAAGGCGTGATCGCTGCCTCGAAGGCCGTGTCGCTGTCCGTGCCGCTGGTGGTCCGCATGAAGGGCACCAACGAAGAGATCGGCAAGAAGATGCTGGCCGACTCGGGTCTGCCCATCATCTCGGCCGACGCGATGGAAGATGCCGCGCAGAAGGTCGTGGCCGCCGCCGCTGGCAAGTAA
- the sucD gene encoding succinate--CoA ligase subunit alpha, translating to MSILINKDTKVITQGITGKTGQFHTRGCRDYANGKNAFVAGVNPKKAGEDFEGIPIYASVKDAKAQTGATVSVIYVPPAGAAAAIWEAVDADLDLVVCITEGIPVRDMMEVKDKMRKQGKKTLLLGPNCPGLITPDEIKIGIMPGHIHRKGRIGVVSRSGTLTYEAVGQLTALGLGQSSAVGIGGDPINGLKHIDVMKMFNDDPETDAVVMIGEIGGPDEANAAQWIKDNMTKPVVGFIAGVTAPPGKRMGHAGALISGGADTAQAKLEIMEACGIKVTKNPSEMGRLLKSIL from the coding sequence ATGTCGATTCTGATCAATAAAGATACCAAGGTCATCACCCAGGGCATCACCGGCAAGACCGGTCAGTTCCACACCCGTGGCTGCCGCGACTACGCGAACGGCAAGAACGCATTCGTGGCCGGCGTGAACCCGAAGAAGGCAGGCGAAGACTTCGAAGGCATTCCTATCTACGCGAGCGTGAAGGATGCCAAGGCGCAGACCGGCGCGACCGTGTCCGTCATCTACGTGCCGCCCGCAGGCGCCGCTGCCGCGATCTGGGAAGCCGTTGACGCCGATCTGGACCTCGTGGTCTGCATCACCGAAGGCATTCCCGTCCGCGACATGATGGAAGTCAAGGACAAGATGCGCAAGCAAGGCAAGAAGACCCTGCTGCTGGGACCGAACTGCCCGGGCCTGATCACGCCGGACGAAATCAAGATCGGCATCATGCCCGGTCACATCCACCGCAAGGGCCGCATCGGCGTGGTGTCGCGCTCGGGCACGCTGACGTACGAAGCCGTGGGCCAGCTGACCGCGCTGGGTCTGGGCCAGTCGTCGGCCGTCGGTATCGGTGGCGATCCGATCAACGGTCTGAAGCACATCGACGTGATGAAGATGTTCAACGACGATCCGGAAACGGACGCCGTGGTGATGATCGGTGAAATCGGTGGTCCGGACGAGGCGAACGCCGCGCAGTGGATCAAGGACAACATGACGAAGCCGGTGGTTGGCTTTATCGCCGGCGTGACGGCGCCTCCGGGCAAGCGCATGGGCCACGCTGGCGCGCTGATCTCGGGCGGTGCCGACACGGCGCAAGCCAAGCTGGAAATCATGGAAGCCTGCGGTATCAAGGTCACCAAGAACCCGTCCGAAATGGGCCGTCTGCTGAAGTCGATCCTGTAA
- the recX gene encoding recombination regulator RecX, producing the protein MITRPPLSLKARAIGYLSRREHSRVELARKLAPHAESPEEVDALLDALERENWLSNTRFVDSLVHRRASRYGTARVLQEAKTHKLGSDQLQDLQERLRETELDRAREVWRKRFGEAPDSAEARAKQIRFMMARGFSRATIGKVIRGAEEGFEDHPDTDD; encoded by the coding sequence ATGATTACCCGCCCCCCGCTTTCCCTCAAGGCCCGCGCGATCGGCTATCTGTCGCGGCGCGAGCACAGCCGCGTGGAACTCGCGCGCAAGCTGGCCCCGCATGCCGAATCCCCCGAGGAAGTCGATGCCCTGCTCGACGCCCTCGAGCGCGAGAACTGGCTTTCCAATACCCGCTTTGTCGATAGCCTCGTGCACCGTCGCGCCAGCCGTTATGGCACGGCCCGCGTGCTGCAGGAAGCCAAGACCCACAAGCTCGGCAGCGACCAGCTCCAGGATCTGCAGGAGCGCCTGCGCGAGACCGAACTCGACCGCGCGCGCGAGGTCTGGCGCAAGCGCTTCGGTGAAGCGCCGGATTCCGCCGAAGCGCGTGCGAAGCAGATCCGCTTCATGATGGCGCGCGGCTTCTCGCGGGCCACGATCGGCAAGGTCATTCGCGGCGCGGAAGAGGGCTTCGAGGACCATCCGGACACGGATGACTGA
- a CDS encoding pilin, producing MQYPLHVDGTIRQSIRHRRARGARTRQQGFTLIELMIVVAIIAILAGIAIPQYQNYIARSQFAEGMSLASGQKVGVTESYSSGGSCPDNSTAAADGIPLFTDITGNYVKSVKVGGTAGASGGCTIIAAFKDSGVSSGLAGKDVTLTMLDADKGSVKWECRSSVAAKYLPRVCTTTASGDVR from the coding sequence ATGCAATATCCACTTCATGTCGACGGGACCATCCGGCAGTCAATCCGCCACCGGCGCGCGCGCGGAGCGCGAACGCGCCAGCAAGGCTTTACGCTGATAGAACTGATGATCGTGGTCGCGATCATCGCCATTCTGGCGGGCATCGCGATTCCGCAGTATCAGAACTACATCGCGCGCTCGCAGTTCGCGGAGGGCATGAGCCTTGCGTCGGGGCAGAAGGTGGGCGTGACCGAGTCCTACTCGTCGGGCGGCAGTTGCCCCGACAACTCGACGGCCGCGGCGGATGGCATTCCGCTGTTCACCGATATCACGGGCAACTACGTCAAGAGCGTGAAGGTCGGCGGCACGGCCGGGGCGTCAGGCGGCTGCACGATCATCGCGGCGTTCAAGGATTCGGGCGTGTCTTCGGGACTGGCCGGGAAGGACGTGACGCTGACGATGCTCGACGCGGACAAGGGCTCGGTGAAATGGGAATGCCGCTCGTCGGTCGCGGCGAAATATCTGCCGCGTGTATGCACGACGACGGCGTCTGGCGATGTCCGTTGA
- a CDS encoding DUF2889 domain-containing protein, whose translation MPLSPPVNRALRHRRAITAEAYLREDGLWDIEARLTDTKPRDIPLAGGGVRPEGEPLHDLWLRVTIDLRMNIVDAEACSDWVPYPTHCDTIGPAYRKLIGLNLMRGFRKSVRELLGSVEGCTHLTELAGVLPTTAIQAFAGDVFKTRDDGANDSNPEPPYQLHGCHALHFEGEVVRQFYPRWYGYQPKPRTSG comes from the coding sequence ATGCCCCTCTCCCCGCCCGTCAACCGCGCCCTGCGTCACCGTCGAGCCATCACGGCCGAGGCGTATCTGCGCGAGGATGGCCTGTGGGATATCGAGGCGCGGCTCACGGACACCAAGCCGCGGGACATCCCGCTGGCGGGCGGCGGTGTGCGGCCCGAGGGCGAACCGCTCCACGACCTGTGGCTGCGCGTGACGATCGACCTGCGCATGAACATCGTGGACGCCGAGGCCTGCTCGGACTGGGTGCCGTACCCGACCCACTGCGACACGATCGGGCCCGCTTACCGCAAGCTGATCGGCCTGAACCTGATGCGCGGCTTCCGCAAGTCCGTGCGCGAGCTGCTCGGCAGCGTGGAAGGCTGTACCCATCTGACCGAACTGGCCGGCGTGCTGCCGACCACGGCCATCCAGGCCTTTGCCGGCGACGTCTTCAAGACGCGCGACGACGGCGCGAACGATTCCAACCCCGAACCGCCTTACCAGCTTCACGGCTGCCACGCGCTGCATTTCGAAGGCGAGGTGGTTCGGCAGTTTTACCCGCGCTGGTATGGTTACCAGCCGAAACCCCGGACCTCAGGCTGA
- a CDS encoding pilin, with protein sequence MVGELSALRTAAELCITENKMVTPVDGAAPADGECAWGATKSSLVTGAGYPTGNLNAAVDTITAQLGGNASNKILNTRISWNRNNAGTWSCTITGAGAGWDASYMPPGCAAP encoded by the coding sequence GTGGTGGGTGAACTGTCGGCGCTGCGTACGGCTGCTGAGCTGTGCATTACCGAAAACAAGATGGTCACGCCCGTAGACGGTGCTGCTCCGGCAGATGGTGAGTGCGCTTGGGGTGCTACGAAGTCGAGCCTCGTGACTGGTGCTGGCTACCCGACCGGTAACCTCAATGCTGCCGTGGACACGATTACCGCTCAACTCGGCGGTAACGCTTCCAACAAGATTCTGAACACCCGTATCAGCTGGAATCGCAACAATGCTGGTACTTGGTCCTGCACGATCACTGGCGCAGGTGCTGGTTGGGACGCGTCGTACATGCCGCCGGGTTGCGCAGCTCCCTGA